The following proteins come from a genomic window of Candidatus Zixiibacteriota bacterium:
- a CDS encoding glycosyltransferase, whose translation MEPRKRLLIITNRYPGGPDDAASPFVYDFRLALERVNIEVDIVTPYYRTYADNNDYLDEHVHLFPWSDGSRVISQLPLYNPVTFIKIRRYFRNGYRAALGLTQKKKYSGVVALWAAPSGYMAMQIRRQCGIPYAVWALGSDINSWANLPIAGRMIRRVLIDADALYADGYELATRIRNLVERECRFIPSFHAITLPEIKAESKDKIFCCVGRIEKNKGVFDLLEAFKIFSQKHPDWKLIYIGSGRDEKELAEKTRSLNPEVSVSFNGYLPRNEVNRILAGSRAAIIPSHTDSLPLTFGEAMQAGIPVVCSDIGDMPFLIDTHRVGYHFPAGDVGRLAECLARMADSVDDFSANCKAVREELDIANAAREISRWLDTHMNNRPEVNIQHANA comes from the coding sequence ATGGAACCCCGGAAAAGACTGTTAATCATCACTAATCGTTACCCGGGCGGTCCCGACGATGCGGCTTCGCCCTTCGTTTACGATTTTCGCCTTGCCCTGGAACGTGTCAATATTGAGGTTGATATTGTCACGCCGTACTATCGAACCTATGCCGATAACAACGATTACCTGGACGAGCATGTACATTTGTTTCCCTGGTCGGATGGATCGCGGGTGATTTCGCAGTTACCGCTTTATAATCCGGTGACTTTTATCAAGATAAGGCGGTATTTCCGCAATGGCTACCGGGCCGCCCTGGGCCTGACTCAGAAAAAAAAGTACAGCGGGGTTGTCGCTCTCTGGGCGGCGCCATCGGGGTACATGGCAATGCAAATCCGTCGGCAATGCGGCATTCCATATGCCGTCTGGGCCCTCGGGTCCGATATCAACAGCTGGGCTAATTTACCGATCGCGGGGCGCATGATCCGCCGGGTCTTGATCGATGCCGATGCTCTTTATGCCGATGGATACGAACTGGCAACCAGGATTCGAAACCTGGTGGAACGGGAATGCCGTTTTATTCCCAGTTTTCATGCCATCACTCTTCCGGAGATCAAAGCTGAATCGAAAGATAAAATCTTTTGCTGTGTCGGACGAATTGAAAAAAACAAAGGGGTGTTTGACCTGCTTGAGGCCTTTAAAATTTTTTCCCAAAAGCATCCCGACTGGAAACTGATATATATCGGAAGCGGACGGGATGAAAAAGAACTGGCTGAGAAAACCAGATCACTGAATCCGGAAGTGTCCGTCAGTTTTAACGGCTATCTGCCGCGGAATGAAGTCAACCGGATTCTGGCCGGCTCACGAGCCGCGATCATCCCTTCTCATACCGATTCTTTACCACTGACCTTCGGGGAAGCCATGCAGGCCGGGATTCCGGTGGTCTGTTCCGACATCGGCGATATGCCGTTTTTGATCGATACCCACCGGGTTGGTTATCATTTCCCGGCGGGAGATGTCGGCCGGCTGGCCGAATGTCTGGCCCGGATGGCGGACAGTGTCGATGATTTTTCGGCCAACTGCAAGGCGGTCCGGGAAGAACTTGATATCGCCAACGCCGCAAGGGAAATCTCGCGATGGCTGGATACTCATATGAATAACCGGCCGGAGGTGAATATTCAGCATGCCAACGCTTGA
- a CDS encoding glycosyltransferase gives MIEISVIVPIYNESENIPASLQKIAAALTITNQSFEIIPIDDGSTDDTAEKIRQYAQEDPRIRYAGYRHNAGRGKALRTGIKAARGKYILSIDCDLSYSEEYLTVMYRLLKDNPEIDFVIGSPYMNDGGTENVPFKRLWISKIGNIILSSAMRGRIKTSTGILRGYKAEVVKRLDLESDGKEIHLEILSKALASGYTPLEFPAVLTSRKKGNSKFKFKATALSHLVFSFFERPSLLFGLAGLSLIGVGLVLGLYIVYLWQTETLNPNRPIMTLMVLLLVSGLQVILFGFLGTQMVGLRKEIYKIQRNQNRLDEHLNSIADQSRSFDDIPEWESANLRDNNGTPEKTVNHH, from the coding sequence ATGATAGAAATTTCCGTAATCGTCCCGATTTACAATGAATCGGAAAATATACCGGCGAGCCTTCAAAAAATAGCCGCGGCCCTGACCATCACCAATCAGAGTTTCGAGATCATTCCGATTGACGATGGCTCGACCGATGATACGGCTGAAAAGATCAGGCAATATGCTCAGGAAGACCCGCGGATCCGGTATGCCGGATACCGGCATAATGCCGGACGGGGGAAAGCGCTTCGGACCGGAATCAAAGCCGCCCGGGGAAAATATATTCTTTCGATCGATTGCGATCTATCGTACTCCGAGGAGTACCTGACGGTGATGTATCGTCTGTTAAAGGATAATCCGGAGATTGACTTCGTAATCGGTTCACCCTATATGAATGATGGCGGGACCGAGAATGTCCCCTTTAAACGGCTCTGGATTTCAAAAATCGGGAATATTATCCTTTCCTCGGCCATGCGGGGTCGAATCAAAACCTCGACCGGTATCCTGCGGGGATACAAGGCTGAGGTGGTCAAACGGCTCGATCTGGAATCGGACGGCAAGGAAATTCATCTTGAGATTCTCTCAAAAGCCCTGGCCTCAGGATATACCCCGCTGGAATTTCCGGCGGTGTTAACCTCGCGCAAGAAGGGCAATTCGAAATTCAAGTTCAAAGCTACGGCCCTGTCGCACCTGGTTTTTTCCTTTTTCGAGCGCCCATCGCTTTTATTCGGTCTGGCCGGCTTATCATTAATCGGAGTCGGTCTGGTGCTGGGGCTGTACATCGTGTATCTGTGGCAGACAGAAACTCTCAATCCCAATCGGCCTATCATGACCCTGATGGTATTATTGCTGGTCTCCGGTCTGCAGGTAATTCTGTTCGGTTTCCTGGGGACCCAGATGGTCGGTCTGCGCAAGGAAATCTATAAAATTCAGCGCAACCAAAACCGGCTGGATGAGCACCTGAATTCCATCGCCGATCAATCACGCTCCTTTGACGATATTCCGGAATGGGAATCGGCCAATCTCAGGGATAATAATGGAACCCCGGAAAAGACTGTTAATCATCACTAA
- a CDS encoding DUF2723 domain-containing protein: MVKHETDYNYVRPTKFGQYSVWMAPVVVLFGSFSLYIKTMAPSVFWGDSAAFAATNFILGLPHSPSFPLYTLIGRVFNLIPGITPAFASNLMSAVLASLAVMFFYLLIREFIDVPVIYSKALQRRMAQRISRVPAAAPDKAINLAEFESITQPMYILLPSLLITALFAVILPVWLSAVRAEVYSLHLCLIMAALLFGFRGNRYGYRKSFLIGLWLYALSFANHPLLSLAFAPAFLYLTIYHIATCGQKLKTLGLAALFFMMAFSVYLYLPLRAAFDPAINWGRPDSLETFLAAITRSADMVNFSEMTAAPDYLMRLKKIGFFMAGQIGWPLIGLVVLGFWGQFKISWKLFPFLILALLGNLAIVLWAAEFNRRNYDMVNYLAPLAALILVIGLPGVMYLLRTIFNPSKAALFISVVVIAFAYVALDRNMAEADMSAIDGPDTICREIISGLPAGSIFLTAEDDLLLPLWYHAYVDSSAQHIRVLSPGAMVNPINRRQFMANYPGLQYSEAFQSDRPGKPDSLAIELCRLNAPERDIYLQFGVPGIKYHEIAPAGIVFKYVGGKHDTKLSSQIYDRHLALAAEILAGNALEARTCEFVGRWLFTIGVYCDRTGSGDYAWALFNTALDIDKENIDMRIRLASALAMAGRYSEALKYVSAALEIDSQDPASLELGRKIVEALNKQKAVATK, from the coding sequence ATGGTCAAACACGAAACCGACTACAATTATGTACGACCAACCAAGTTCGGGCAATACTCGGTCTGGATGGCTCCGGTGGTGGTTTTGTTCGGGTCGTTTTCCTTATATATCAAAACCATGGCCCCCTCGGTCTTCTGGGGTGATTCAGCCGCCTTTGCCGCAACCAATTTTATTCTGGGGTTGCCGCATTCGCCATCATTTCCGCTTTATACGCTGATCGGCCGCGTTTTCAATCTGATCCCGGGAATTACACCGGCCTTTGCCTCGAACCTGATGTCGGCGGTCCTGGCCTCACTGGCAGTGATGTTTTTCTATTTGCTGATCCGTGAGTTCATTGATGTGCCGGTCATTTATTCCAAGGCTCTTCAGCGGCGGATGGCCCAGCGGATTTCACGGGTACCGGCGGCCGCTCCGGATAAGGCTATCAACCTGGCCGAATTCGAATCGATCACGCAGCCGATGTATATTCTCTTGCCGTCCCTTTTAATCACGGCTCTTTTTGCCGTAATATTGCCGGTCTGGCTTTCGGCGGTGCGGGCTGAAGTCTATTCACTTCACTTGTGCCTGATCATGGCGGCTCTGCTTTTCGGCTTCCGCGGAAACAGATATGGTTATCGAAAATCATTTCTGATTGGCTTGTGGCTGTATGCCCTTTCTTTTGCCAATCATCCGCTTTTATCCCTGGCTTTTGCTCCGGCTTTTTTATACCTGACGATTTATCATATTGCAACCTGCGGGCAGAAGCTGAAAACACTCGGGCTGGCCGCGCTTTTCTTTATGATGGCCTTCAGCGTCTATTTATATCTGCCCCTGCGGGCGGCTTTTGATCCGGCCATCAACTGGGGACGCCCCGACAGCCTGGAAACATTCCTGGCCGCCATCACGCGTTCGGCCGATATGGTTAATTTCTCCGAAATGACAGCCGCCCCGGATTACCTGATGCGGTTGAAAAAAATAGGCTTTTTTATGGCCGGTCAGATCGGCTGGCCGCTGATCGGATTGGTCGTTCTGGGGTTCTGGGGGCAGTTTAAAATTTCCTGGAAATTATTTCCGTTTCTTATCCTGGCACTGCTGGGCAATCTGGCGATTGTTTTATGGGCCGCGGAATTCAACCGTCGCAATTACGACATGGTCAACTACCTGGCTCCTCTGGCGGCCTTAATTCTGGTGATCGGACTGCCGGGGGTGATGTATCTTTTACGAACGATTTTCAATCCTTCCAAAGCGGCTCTGTTTATCAGTGTCGTGGTGATTGCCTTCGCCTATGTTGCCCTTGACAGGAATATGGCCGAGGCGGATATGTCGGCCATCGATGGTCCCGATACGATTTGCCGCGAGATAATCAGCGGACTTCCGGCCGGTTCGATTTTTTTGACGGCCGAGGATGATCTGCTTCTGCCGCTATGGTACCATGCTTATGTCGATTCCAGCGCCCAGCATATCCGGGTCCTCTCGCCGGGGGCAATGGTCAACCCGATTAATCGGAGGCAATTTATGGCCAATTATCCGGGTTTGCAGTATTCCGAGGCTTTCCAAAGCGATCGGCCGGGTAAACCGGATAGCCTGGCCATTGAGCTCTGCCGTCTAAATGCTCCGGAACGGGATATTTATCTCCAGTTCGGGGTACCGGGCATTAAATACCATGAAATTGCCCCGGCCGGAATTGTTTTCAAATATGTCGGCGGCAAGCATGATACCAAGTTATCGTCTCAAATATATGATCGTCATCTGGCCCTGGCGGCCGAAATCCTGGCCGGAAATGCCCTTGAGGCGCGGACATGCGAATTCGTGGGCCGGTGGCTGTTTACGATCGGGGTTTATTGCGACCGAACCGGTAGCGGCGATTACGCCTGGGCCCTGTTTAATACCGCCCTTGATATCGATAAGGAAAATATCGATATGCGCATCCGACTGGCCTCCGCCCTGGCCATGGCCGGACGGTACAGTGAGGCCCTGAAATATGTGTCGGCCGCTCTGGAAATAGATTCCCAGGATCCGGCCAGTCTCGAGCTGGGCCGGAAAATCGTGGAAGCTCTCAACAAACAGAAAGCGGTAGCCACTAAATGA
- a CDS encoding prepilin-type N-terminal cleavage/methylation domain-containing protein codes for MFSKFHNRQKGFTLIELMIVVVIIGILAALAIPRFMSATTKSKQSEVKGILKQIYTMQRTYRQQNNTYWAAAGPASAAAQNAFAAIGVEIPASAIYTYTITTADATTLLATGTCGILDDDATVDTWTINQNGVLTCTSDDATS; via the coding sequence ATGTTTTCCAAGTTTCACAATCGCCAGAAGGGTTTCACCCTTATCGAGTTGATGATCGTGGTCGTTATCATTGGTATTCTGGCCGCGCTCGCTATTCCGCGGTTCATGAGTGCGACCACCAAATCGAAGCAGTCCGAGGTCAAGGGTATTCTCAAGCAGATCTATACCATGCAGCGGACCTATCGTCAGCAGAATAACACTTACTGGGCCGCCGCTGGTCCGGCCAGTGCCGCCGCTCAGAACGCCTTTGCCGCCATCGGTGTTGAAATTCCGGCCTCGGCCATCTATACTTATACTATAACCACGGCCGATGCGACCACTCTGCTTGCCACCGGTACCTGTGGTATTCTTGACGATGATGCTACGGTTGACACCTGGACCATTAACCAGAACGGTGTTTTAACCTGCACCTCTGACGACGCCACCAGCTAA
- a CDS encoding prepilin-type N-terminal cleavage/methylation domain-containing protein has protein sequence MRYVVKKKTTDSGFTLIELMIVIVIIGILAALAIPRFMATTTKHKQNEAKSILKQIYVNERAYRQQGTGYWIPGGGPASAASPQGFAPIWVEIAASARYTYTIAGDVNQFTATAISGILDDDATVDTWTIDHTGILSCVSDDASS, from the coding sequence ATGAGGTATGTTGTGAAAAAGAAAACTACCGATTCCGGCTTTACATTGATCGAATTGATGATTGTCATCGTCATCATCGGTATTCTGGCCGCTTTGGCCATACCCCGATTTATGGCCACCACCACCAAGCATAAGCAGAATGAAGCCAAATCAATATTAAAGCAGATTTATGTCAATGAGCGGGCCTATCGTCAACAGGGAACCGGTTACTGGATTCCCGGCGGAGGCCCGGCCAGTGCCGCCTCGCCCCAGGGATTTGCGCCTATCTGGGTGGAAATCGCCGCCTCGGCCCGATATACTTATACCATCGCGGGCGATGTCAACCAGTTCACCGCGACGGCCATTTCGGGTATTCTGGATGACGATGCCACGGTCGATACCTGGACTATCGATCATACCGGTATTTTGTCCTGCGTCAGTGATGATGCTTCGTCATAA
- a CDS encoding sigma-54-dependent Fis family transcriptional regulator — protein sequence MPRRILVVDDEQSMCDFMEIMLTKEGYQVDTTISSMQAIQQAAASNYDLIVADMMMPEMSGLELLKKVKRGRPEQDFIVMTAFASVETAIEAMKEGALDYITKPFKIDEIKLVIEKSVSRRHLKEENEMLKQQIKRDFSFDNFIGQSEDIIELKKLARKVAVTDSTVMIRGESGTGKDLIARAVHNASDRASGPFVTINCAALPETLLESELFGYRKGAFTGAIKDKDGLFKIADGGTFFLDEVGNTSPAIQVKLLRVLEDKIITPVGDTRPIEVDVRLIAATNADLEEDVKAGRFRSDLFYRLNVIPLHIPPLRQRIEDIPILTNHFVARYCQRNNVDLKVLSAEAMEALHKYDWPGNVRELENCIERAVLFSRAESIGISDFPKKVIEGRSQTVISRDEPETPTLESIEKAYIYYIMNQADGKKSRAAKMLGIDSSTLYRKLQRYKMTGEEDH from the coding sequence ATGCCGCGCAGGATTTTGGTTGTCGACGATGAGCAGTCGATGTGTGATTTCATGGAAATCATGCTGACCAAAGAGGGTTACCAGGTCGATACGACCATTTCCAGCATGCAAGCTATACAGCAGGCGGCCGCCAGTAACTATGACCTGATTGTCGCCGATATGATGATGCCGGAGATGTCGGGACTGGAACTGCTCAAGAAGGTCAAGCGGGGTCGACCCGAACAGGATTTTATCGTTATGACTGCTTTCGCCTCGGTGGAAACGGCGATCGAGGCTATGAAAGAGGGCGCTCTCGATTATATCACCAAACCGTTTAAAATCGATGAGATCAAACTGGTCATTGAAAAATCGGTCAGCCGCAGGCATCTCAAGGAAGAGAATGAGATGCTCAAGCAACAGATCAAACGGGATTTTTCATTCGACAATTTTATCGGGCAGTCGGAAGATATTATTGAATTGAAAAAGCTGGCTCGGAAGGTGGCGGTAACCGATTCGACTGTCATGATCCGGGGAGAATCCGGAACCGGTAAGGACCTGATCGCCAGAGCGGTACATAATGCCTCCGACCGGGCTTCCGGTCCGTTTGTCACTATCAACTGCGCCGCACTCCCGGAGACGCTTCTGGAATCGGAACTGTTCGGTTATCGCAAAGGAGCTTTCACCGGCGCTATCAAGGATAAAGATGGGCTGTTTAAAATCGCCGATGGCGGAACCTTTTTCCTTGACGAAGTCGGGAATACCTCACCGGCCATTCAGGTAAAACTCCTTCGTGTCCTGGAGGATAAAATCATTACTCCGGTCGGTGATACCCGGCCGATCGAGGTTGATGTCCGCTTGATTGCGGCTACCAACGCCGATCTGGAAGAGGATGTCAAGGCGGGACGGTTTCGCTCGGATTTGTTTTATCGGTTGAATGTTATCCCACTTCATATTCCCCCGTTGCGCCAGAGAATTGAGGATATTCCGATTCTGACCAATCATTTTGTCGCGCGTTACTGCCAGAGGAACAATGTTGATCTCAAGGTTCTAAGTGCGGAGGCCATGGAGGCGTTGCATAAATATGACTGGCCCGGCAATGTCCGGGAACTGGAGAATTGTATCGAGCGGGCGGTATTGTTTTCAAGAGCGGAATCGATCGGGATTTCCGATTTTCCGAAAAAAGTAATCGAGGGGCGGTCGCAAACGGTGATTTCCCGCGATGAACCGGAAACCCCGACTCTGGAATCGATCGAAAAGGCTTATATATATTATATCATGAACCAGGCCGACGGCAAAAAATCACGGGCGGCCAAGATGCTGGGAATAGACAGCTCAACGTTATATCGAAAACTCCAGCGGTACAAAATGACCGGCGAGGAGGACCATTAA
- a CDS encoding DUF169 domain-containing protein, with the protein MFQKLDEALTKYVKPGSFPLAIRFLKEGDDYSLRTKRPQRDMGIKVSVCQTFSMARRYGWQVAVGEEDINCPLALTAFGFKKETGSFTCGEMCAGMFTETRQVGAKTEAEVPKFSFKEYRYILTAPISRADFVPHLFLIYGDSAQVMRLLTAVLYRKGGYLISKFSGRLDCADICVETMKTGQPQIILPCYGDRVFGQTQDHEMAMSFPAGIEEDLIAGLEGTHHGGIRYPTPSFLGYTPVYPKHYYKLEEDWKKEE; encoded by the coding sequence ATGTTTCAGAAATTGGATGAAGCCCTGACCAAGTATGTCAAACCCGGATCGTTCCCTCTGGCCATCCGTTTTCTAAAGGAGGGCGACGACTACTCTTTGCGAACCAAACGGCCCCAACGGGATATGGGAATCAAAGTGTCGGTGTGTCAGACCTTTTCCATGGCCCGCCGCTATGGCTGGCAGGTGGCTGTCGGCGAAGAGGATATCAATTGTCCCCTGGCTCTGACCGCCTTCGGATTTAAAAAAGAAACGGGGAGTTTTACCTGCGGCGAAATGTGCGCCGGGATGTTCACAGAAACCAGGCAGGTCGGCGCCAAAACCGAGGCCGAGGTTCCCAAATTTTCTTTCAAGGAATATCGTTATATCCTTACGGCGCCGATCTCCCGGGCCGATTTTGTCCCCCACCTGTTTCTGATATATGGCGATTCGGCCCAGGTTATGAGACTCCTTACTGCCGTCCTGTATCGCAAAGGCGGTTATCTGATCAGTAAATTTTCCGGCCGTCTCGACTGCGCCGATATCTGTGTCGAAACGATGAAAACCGGTCAGCCCCAGATTATTTTACCCTGCTACGGCGACCGGGTTTTTGGCCAGACCCAGGATCACGAAATGGCCATGTCATTTCCGGCCGGAATCGAGGAAGACCTTATCGCCGGACTGGAGGGGACACATCATGGTGGTATTCGGTACCCCACGCCCTCATTTTTGGGCTATACCCCGGTATATCCGAAACACTATTACAAACTCGAAGAGGATTGGAAAAAAGAAGAATAA
- a CDS encoding BlaI/MecI/CopY family transcriptional regulator produces the protein MTEPGNINLIVHPDRPGLEKFLGKLEAELMEIIWANDPMTVKRVLYFINKNHKYAYTTVMTVMARLVEKGLLSRQKEGHSFVYSPLFTKKEFLQAAIRGIMSSLVADFNAITVKEFHRARKTPKKP, from the coding sequence ATGACCGAGCCCGGTAATATCAATCTTATTGTCCATCCTGACCGTCCCGGCCTGGAGAAATTTCTGGGCAAGCTCGAGGCGGAATTGATGGAAATCATCTGGGCCAACGACCCCATGACAGTCAAGCGGGTTTTGTATTTTATCAACAAGAATCATAAATACGCCTATACAACTGTAATGACGGTTATGGCTCGCCTGGTCGAAAAAGGCCTCCTGTCCCGTCAAAAGGAAGGACATTCTTTTGTCTATTCGCCGCTCTTCACCAAAAAGGAGTTTCTCCAGGCGGCTATAAGAGGAATCATGAGTTCGCTGGTCGCTGATTTCAACGCCATCACCGTCAAGGAATTTCATCGAGCCCGCAAAACCCCGAAAAAGCCATGA
- a CDS encoding zinc finger Ran-binding domain-containing family 2 protein, with protein sequence MGRFLFAAIFFVGLFAAAPAGGKYHSDRMDCTVAIPQDWAVDDSIDNRIRIYSVREPTVTIGIFRHVIEDTNRLESDADLGKAISGLYFELGIDSGLALEPEYTVIGPRADFQIEFTVRDSIPENARIMHLRGIVVQPAVGGQVLYLLLAEAPGDLDSSQTAVINHLLQSFEITIPLADDLYPSKNLSAYLLLLLLLGLSAFFYARSRRIQRSRNPLGRDSGNFWRCTECGKINHKENRSCSRCGETRAVINKS encoded by the coding sequence ATGGGCAGATTTTTATTCGCAGCCATATTCTTTGTCGGTCTGTTTGCGGCGGCTCCGGCCGGGGGAAAATATCACTCGGACCGGATGGACTGCACGGTTGCCATACCCCAGGACTGGGCGGTTGATGATTCAATTGATAATCGGATACGGATTTATTCGGTCCGGGAACCGACAGTAACGATTGGTATTTTCCGACATGTTATCGAGGATACCAATCGATTGGAATCCGATGCCGACCTGGGCAAAGCCATATCGGGATTATATTTTGAGCTGGGGATCGACTCGGGACTTGCCCTCGAACCTGAATATACTGTTATCGGCCCTCGGGCGGATTTTCAAATCGAATTCACTGTTCGGGACAGCATCCCGGAAAACGCGAGGATTATGCATCTACGGGGAATTGTCGTCCAGCCTGCCGTAGGCGGACAGGTACTATATCTGCTGTTAGCCGAAGCGCCCGGGGATTTAGACTCCTCTCAGACGGCTGTAATCAATCATCTCCTGCAATCTTTCGAGATAACTATTCCGCTTGCAGATGATCTTTACCCCTCAAAAAATCTGTCTGCTTATCTGTTATTGTTATTACTCCTGGGGCTCTCGGCCTTTTTCTATGCCCGGAGCCGTCGTATTCAACGGTCGCGAAATCCTCTTGGCCGGGACTCCGGGAACTTCTGGCGATGCACCGAATGCGGTAAAATCAACCATAAAGAAAACCGCTCCTGCTCCCGATGCGGGGAGACCAGAGCGGTTATCAATAAATCTTAA
- the mce gene encoding methylmalonyl-CoA epimerase translates to MSDISHIGIAVDNLDKATEAYSSILGYPPVLVEEVSDQKVKVAMFASHNDPHSGHIELLSGTEPGSPVSKFIEKRGPGLHHLAILVDDIEVKLAELKRQGYRLIDEKPRIGAGGKKIAFVHPASTGGVLMELQER, encoded by the coding sequence ATGTCAGATATATCACATATCGGGATTGCCGTCGATAATCTCGATAAGGCGACCGAAGCGTACTCCAGCATTCTGGGCTATCCCCCCGTGCTGGTTGAAGAAGTCTCCGATCAAAAGGTCAAGGTGGCCATGTTCGCCTCGCACAATGATCCTCATTCGGGACATATCGAATTACTTTCCGGAACCGAACCGGGCAGTCCGGTCAGCAAGTTCATTGAGAAGCGGGGTCCGGGATTGCATCACCTGGCCATTCTGGTCGATGATATTGAAGTCAAACTGGCGGAATTGAAACGACAGGGATATCGGCTGATCGATGAAAAGCCGAGAATCGGCGCCGGCGGAAAGAAAATCGCCTTTGTGCATCCGGCTTCGACCGGCGGAGTCCTGATGGAACTTCAGGAACGCTGA
- the accC gene encoding acetyl-CoA carboxylase biotin carboxylase subunit: MKQRIKKILVANRGEIAIRIMRACHDAGIKSVAVFSDCDRTAYHVRLADEAFHIGPSPSRESYLKQDNIIKAVRKSGADAVHPGYGFLAENAEFAKRCEKEDIIFIGPKSETIALLGDKLEARRLALRAGLPVTPGTDFDLKEADKVIARAGEIGYPVLVKAAAGGGGKGMRIVRKESQLAESIQSAIREAGSAFGDGRVYLEKYLLRPRHIEIQILTDSHGNAVYLGERECSIQRRHQKVIEETPSPVVSKELRERMGKAAVSIARESGYLGAGTVEFLVDEELNFYFLEVNTRLQVEHPVTEMVTGVDLVREQIRIAEDLPMSIRQEDIVPRGHAIECRIYAEDPHNDFMPSTGTIAEYREPAGPGIRVDSGVVSGSQIPVYYDPIISKLVIWGKDRQEAIERTRRALGEYRISGVHSTIGFGCSVMRSPRFIMGDYATDFIDVEFPHRKFECPEADQAEKAAIAAIIYDFLNRNKINTGFGTSAEPCSEWVRHHRRDAIRRLKND, translated from the coding sequence ATGAAACAGAGAATCAAGAAAATCCTGGTTGCCAACCGGGGCGAAATCGCCATTCGGATAATGCGGGCTTGCCATGATGCCGGAATAAAATCGGTGGCCGTTTTTTCCGATTGTGACCGGACGGCGTACCATGTCCGGCTGGCCGACGAGGCCTTCCATATCGGGCCGTCGCCCTCGCGGGAGAGCTATCTCAAGCAGGATAATATCATCAAGGCGGTTCGGAAATCGGGGGCCGATGCGGTGCATCCGGGCTACGGTTTTCTGGCCGAGAACGCCGAATTCGCGAAACGGTGCGAGAAAGAAGATATTATTTTTATTGGGCCGAAATCAGAGACAATCGCCCTTCTGGGCGATAAACTCGAAGCCCGGCGCTTGGCTCTGAGAGCCGGTTTGCCGGTGACCCCGGGAACCGATTTCGATCTTAAAGAGGCCGATAAGGTAATCGCCCGGGCCGGTGAAATAGGCTACCCGGTGCTGGTCAAGGCGGCCGCCGGGGGGGGCGGAAAAGGGATGAGGATTGTCCGGAAGGAAAGCCAATTGGCCGAATCGATCCAGTCGGCAATCCGGGAGGCCGGTTCGGCTTTCGGTGACGGGCGGGTTTACCTGGAGAAATACCTTCTTCGGCCGCGGCATATCGAAATCCAGATTCTGACCGACAGTCACGGCAATGCCGTTTATCTCGGAGAACGGGAATGTTCCATCCAGCGGCGGCATCAGAAGGTAATCGAGGAAACACCCTCGCCGGTGGTCTCGAAGGAATTACGGGAGCGGATGGGCAAAGCGGCGGTGAGTATCGCCCGCGAATCGGGTTACCTCGGGGCCGGAACCGTCGAATTCCTGGTTGATGAGGAATTGAATTTCTATTTTCTCGAAGTCAACACTAGGTTGCAGGTGGAACATCCGGTAACCGAGATGGTGACCGGGGTGGACCTGGTCCGGGAGCAAATCCGGATCGCCGAGGATTTACCGATGTCAATCAGGCAGGAGGATATTGTCCCGCGCGGTCATGCTATCGAGTGTCGGATATATGCCGAGGACCCGCATAACGATTTCATGCCCTCAACCGGGACCATCGCAGAATACCGCGAACCGGCCGGTCCGGGTATCCGGGTCGATTCCGGGGTAGTCAGCGGATCGCAGATTCCGGTGTACTATGATCCTATTATTTCAAAACTGGTGATCTGGGGCAAAGACCGTCAGGAAGCCATCGAGCGAACCCGGCGGGCGCTGGGTGAGTACCGGATTTCGGGGGTTCATTCAACCATCGGCTTCGGCTGTTCGGTGATGCGTTCGCCGCGTTTTATCATGGGCGATTATGCCACCGATTTTATCGATGTCGAATTTCCGCATCGGAAATTCGAGTGTCCGGAGGCTGACCAGGCGGAAAAAGCGGCGATCGCGGCCATTATTTATGATTTCCTGAACCGTAATAAAATCAATACCGGGTTCGGGACCAGTGCCGAACCATGCAGCGAATGGGTCCGGCATCACAGACGGGATGCCATTCGCCGGCTGAAAAACGATTAA